Sequence from the Janthinobacterium lividum genome:
CCGCGCTGGGCCTGTCGTTCGGCGCGCCGACGGAAGGCGAAGTGCTGATGGCCGAGGAAATCACGCGCCTGGTGCCGTCGATCGAACAGGTGCGCCTGGTATCGTCGGGCACGGAAGCGACCATGAGCGCCCTGCGCCTGGCGCGCGGCGCCACGGGGCGCGACAAGATCGTCAAGTTCGAAGGCTGCTACCACGGCCACGCCGACTCGCTGCTGGTGAAGGCTGGCAGCGGCCTGCTCACCTTCGGCAACCCGACGTCGGCCGGCGTGCCGGAAGATTTCGTCAAGCACACCCTGGTGCTCGACTATAACAACGTGGAACAGCTGAAAGACGCCTTCGACAGCTTCGGCGCGGAAATCGCCTGCGTCATCGTCGAACCGGTGGCCGGCAACATGAACCTGGTGAAAGCCACGCCGGAATTCCTGCAGGCGATGCGCGAACTGTGCACGCAGCACGGTGCCCTGCTCATTTTCGATGAAGTCATGTGCGGCTTGCGCGTGGCCCTGGGCGGCGCGCAGGCGCTGTACGGCATCAAGCCCGATCTCACGGCGCTGGGCAAGGTGATCGGCGGCGGCATGCCGGTGGCGGCCTTCGGCGGCAGCGCGGCGCTGATGCACAACATGGCGCCACTGGGCGCCGTCTATCAGGCCGGCACCCTGTCCGGCAACCCGGTCGCCGTGGCGGCCGGCATGGCCACCTTGAAACTGATCCAGCAGCCTGGCTTTTACGAGCAGCTGGGCGCCACGGCCAAGCGCCTGGCCGAAGGCCTGACCGCCGCCGCGCAAGAAGCGGGCGTGGTCTTCTGCGCCGACTACATCGGCGGCATGTTCGGCATCTATTTCAGCGCCACCCCGCCGACCAGCTACGCGGAAATGATGGCGGGCGACCGCAGCAAGTTCAACGCCTTCTTCCACGCCATGCTGGACGAAGGCGTGTACTTCGCGCCCGCCGCCTTCGAGGCAGGCTTCGTCTCGGCGCAGCACGATGACGCCGTCATCGACGCCACCATCGCCGCCGCGCGCAAGGTGTTTGCCAAGCTCGCGTAAAGTTACACCGCCGCGGTGTCCATCACCGCGGCCACCAGCGCCGGCAGCCTGGCCATGTCGTTGAACACGACATGCGCACCGGCCGCCTTCAGGCGCGCTTCCTGGCCGGGCGCGATATGCCCGCCGCCGATAAACCCCAGCACCGTCATGCCCGCCGCCACGGCCGCAGTCACGCCCGTGACGCTGTCTTCCAGCACCAGGCACTGGCC
This genomic interval carries:
- the hemL gene encoding glutamate-1-semialdehyde 2,1-aminomutase codes for the protein MTTTSQNDILFARAQKTTPGGVNSPVRAFRSVGGTPRFITRAEGPYFWDADGKRYIDYIGSWGPAIVGHAHPEVVKAVQDAAALGLSFGAPTEGEVLMAEEITRLVPSIEQVRLVSSGTEATMSALRLARGATGRDKIVKFEGCYHGHADSLLVKAGSGLLTFGNPTSAGVPEDFVKHTLVLDYNNVEQLKDAFDSFGAEIACVIVEPVAGNMNLVKATPEFLQAMRELCTQHGALLIFDEVMCGLRVALGGAQALYGIKPDLTALGKVIGGGMPVAAFGGSAALMHNMAPLGAVYQAGTLSGNPVAVAAGMATLKLIQQPGFYEQLGATAKRLAEGLTAAAQEAGVVFCADYIGGMFGIYFSATPPTSYAEMMAGDRSKFNAFFHAMLDEGVYFAPAAFEAGFVSAQHDDAVIDATIAAARKVFAKLA